One Malus sylvestris chromosome 14, drMalSylv7.2, whole genome shotgun sequence DNA segment encodes these proteins:
- the LOC126600264 gene encoding galactinol--sucrose galactosyltransferase-like, giving the protein MASSITKINVALANDTSPLPITLKGSNLLANGHPILTEVPLNITATLSPFNKTLSGCFLGFDADEPRSRHVVHIGKLTEIKFMSIFRFKVWWATRWTGTTGNDLEHETQMMLLDKNDSGLPYVVILPLLEGPFRASLQPSHANDDCVDICMESGSTRVSASSFRSCLYMQVGGDDPYSLVKEAMKVVRAHLGTFKLLEEKTVPKIVDKFGWCTWDAFYLMVHPRGVWEGVKGLVEGGCPPGLVLIDDGWQSISLDEDSVEGQEGMARISAGEQMPCRLISFKENYKFKDYEGASGKGLGGFVKDLKEEFGSVEHVYVWHALCGYWGGIRPGINSPGMPEECRMVSPKLSPGLERTMEDPAVDKIVRNGVGLVLPEVAHKLYEGIHSHLQSVGIDGVKVDVINLLEMLSEDFGGQVELAKAYYKALTASVRKHFNGNGVIAIMQHSNDFMYLGTEAIALGRVGDDFCSETMEQAGGTYWLQGCHVVHCAYNSLWIGNIIQPDWDMFQSTHPCAEFHAASRAISGGPIYISDSVGKHNFKLLKNLVLPDGSVLRCQHYALPSRDCLFEDPVHDGKTMLKIWNLNKYTGVLGAFNCQGGGWCSKSRSNKSAPDCSKSVTCLASPKDVEWNQGKNPISIKGVNTFAVYMFQQNKLKLLQPSEKIEISLDPFTFELLTVSPVRVLPKKLIQFSPIGLVNMLNTGGAIESVEFEEHEDSLSLVRIGVKGCGEMRMFASEKPIACKIDGEGVKFHYVDKMVKVQVPWLSSSRSTLVEYLF; this is encoded by the exons ATGGCTTCAAGCATAACTAAGATTAACGTAGCCCTTGCGAATGACACGTCACCACTCCCAATAACTCTCAAAGGATCCAACCTTCTCGCTAATGGCCACCCAATCCTCACTGAAGTCCCTCTCAACATCACAGCTACCCTGTCACCTTTTAACAAGACCCTATCCGGCTGCTTCCTTGGCTTCGACGCCGACGAGCCCAGGAGCCGCCACGTGGTCCACATCGGAAAACTCACTGAGATCAAGTTCATGAGCATATTCCGGTTCAAGGTCTGGTGGGCCACCCGCTGGACCGGAACCACCGGAAACGACTTGGAGCACGAGACCCAGATGATGCTCTTGGACAAAAACGACTCCGGTCTCCCTTACGTTGTGATTCTTCCACTTCTGGAAGGACCCTTCAGAGCCTCTCTCCAACCGAGTCATGCAAACGATGACTGCGTGGACATTTGCATGGAAAGCGGCTCGACACGTGTCAGCGCATCGAGCTTCAGGAGCTGCTTGTACATGCAAGTTGGCGGTGATGACCCGTATAGCTTGGTCAAGGAGGCAATGAAGGTGGTGAGGGCCCACTTGGGGACGTTCAAGCTCCTAGAGGAAAAAACTGTACCAAAAATAGTGGACAAGTTTGGGTGGTGTACGTGGGATGCATTCTATCTTATGGTGCACCCCAGAGGGGTGTGGGAAGGTGTGAAGGGCCTGGTGGAGGGTGGGTGCCCTCCAGGACTGGTCCTCATTGATGACGGGTGGCAATCAATCAGTCTTGACGAGGACTCAGTGGAGGGCCAAGAAGGCATGGCCAGGATATCAGCTGGGGAACAAATGCCATGCAGGCTGATTAGTTTTAAAGAGAATTATAAATTTAAGGACTATGAGGGGGCGTCTGGCAAGGGCTTGGGTGGCTTTGTAAAGGATTTGAAGGAGGAATTTGGGAGTGTGGAGCATGTGTATGTGTGGCATGCGCTTTGTGGGTATTGGGGTGGGATTAGGCCTGGGATTAATAGTCCAGGGATGCCCGAAGAGTGCAGGATGGTTAGTCCTAAGTTGTCTCCGGGATTGGAGAGGACAATGGAGGACCCGGCGGTGGACAAGATTGTGAGGAATGGAGTTGGGTTGGTTCTGCCGGAGGTGGCCCACAAGTTATATGAGGGGATTCACTCTCATCTTCAGTCGGTGGGGATTGATGGTGTCAAGGTTGATGTCATAAAC TTGCTTGAGATGTTATCCGAGGATTTTGGCGGTCAGGTTGAGCTGGCTAAAGCATATTACAAGGCACTGACTGCTTCTGTGAGGAAGCATTTCAATGGCAATGGAGTGATTGCTATCATGCAGCACAGCAATGACTTTATGTACCTCGGAACGGAGGCCATAGCCCTTGGACGTGTTG gAGATGATTTCTGTTCTGAGACGATGGAGCAAGCAGGTGGGACATATTGGTTGCAAGGGTGTCACGTGGTGCACTGTGCCTACAATAGCCTTTGGATAGGCAACATCATACAGCCAGATTGGGACATGTTTCAATCTACACACCCGTGCGCTGAGTTCCATGCTGCATCAAGAGCCATATCTGGAGGACCAATCTACATTAGTGACTCTGTTGGAAAGCACAACTTCAAGCTTCTTAAGAACCTGGTGTTGCCAGATGGGTCCGTACTGCGATGCCAACACTATGCCCTTCCTTCTAGGGATTGCCTCTTTGAAGACCCTGTGCATGATGGGAAAACAATGCTCAAGATATGGAACCTCAACAAA TACACTGGAGTTTTAGGTGCTTTTAATTGTCAAGGCGGAGGATGGTGCTCTAAATCCAGGAGTAACAAAAGTGCCCCCGACTGCTCAAAGTCTGTGACCTGTTTGGCTAGCCCAAAAGATGTCGAATGGAATCAAGGGAAGAATCCAATTTCAATCAAAGGAGTGAACACATTTGCTGTGTACATGTTCCAGCAAAACAAGCTGAAGCTCTTGCAGCCATCAGAGAAGATAGAGATTTCACTCGACCCTTTTACTTTTGAGCTCCTCACCGTTTCGCCGGTGAGGGTCTTGCCGAAGAAACTGATCCAATTTTCTCCGATTGGATTGGTCAACATGCTTAACACTGGCGGTGCAATTGAGTCGGTAGAATTTGAGGAACATGAAGATTCCCTTAGTTTGGTGAGAATTGGAGTGAAGGGTTGTGGAGAAATGAGAATGTTTGCTTCAGAAAAGCCAATTGCTTGTAAGATCGATGGGGAGGGAGTGAAGTTTCATTACGTTGATAAGATGGTCAAAGTCCAGGTGCCATGGCTTAGTTCTTCAAGGTCAACTTTAGTTGAGTACCTGTTTTGA
- the LOC126600974 gene encoding SUPPRESSOR OF ABI3-5 isoform X1, producing the protein MASPSPSESDPQDAHNSFVWEESSQLYFHAGSGFYHDPTAGWYYSTRDGLYYKFEDGNYVLLPSPQDGNLENPNQEYQFSHENQRIQTVPQEPNEVAGDTDCRSSSDVPGIPPPASEWLEDTLIDLFLTGYSNLKPNAADDMTLFPETDVELRADVAGNNDSHKLNERELTPEDLDAAIKSKENVSDEGASWDEENWRAQYGQVIQSEEVSIPESSLVSLWDWEMITKPRKDGKGQEARLVGRLMRQSAKLHPSMPSGGGRLKTAPICEVHLDLVRVITGQIYKLRSPSRRYLSSLPTYDSSNPTKDWGFPELSVNKQILPNSKSSVNCESETLDGAAVSKDSSLLRGQTYEKHESYAYKDRAADRRALHGGFGVGPGQKNSIVGDSDLPDVSTEEAAAEALNMSFGEGSYARKILESMGWKEGETLGKTTNGLAEPIQAHGNIGSAGLGWPQGRRFTHHDSRAL; encoded by the exons ATGGCGAGTCCGAGTCCCTCAGAATCCGACCCGCAAGACGCCCACAACTCCTTTGTTTGGGAGGAAAGCTCTCAGCTCTATTTCCATGCCGGCAGTGGATTTTACCACGACCCAACAGCCGGCTGGTACTACAGCACCCGAGATGGCCTTTACTACAAGTTCGAAGATGGAAATTACGTCCTTCTTCCCTCTCCCCAG GATGGTAATTTGGAAAATCCCAATCAAGAATATCAATTTTCACATGAAAATCAACGCATACAAACTGTTCCGCAGGAACCCAATGAAGTTGCAG GGGATACAGATTGCCGTAGTAGCAGTGATGTACCCGGAATTCCCCCTCCTGCCTCGGAATG GTTGGAAGATACGCTTATTGATCTTTTCTTGACGGGTTATTCCAATTTAAAACCCAATGCTGCTGATGATATGACATTGTTTCCTGAAACAGACGTTGAGTTGCGAGCAGACG TTGCAGGGAACAATGATAGTCACAAGCTCAATGAACGTGAATTAACTCCCGAGGACCTTGATGCTGCAATTAAGTCAAAAGAAAATGTCTCTGATGAAG GTGCTTCATGGGATGAAGAGAACTGGCGAGCACAGTATGGTCAGGTCATTCAATCTGAAGAAGTGTCTATCCCAGAGTCTTCCCTTGTGAGTTTATGGGACTGGGAAATGATCACAAAGCCCAGAAAGGATGGAAAAGGTCAGGAAGCGAGGCTTGTTGGGAGATTAATGAGACAGTCTGCTAAGCTTCATCCTTCTATGCCTTCTGGTGGTGGCCGTCTAAAAACTGCTCCAATATGTGAAGTACATCTTGATCTGGTACGAGTTATAACAG GACAAATCTATAAATTGCGGAGTCCCAGTAGACGATACCTATCTTCCTTGCCAACTTATGATTCTTCAAATCCAACAAAAGATTGGGGCTTCCCTGAATTATCAGTCAACAAACAAATTCTCCCCAACTCTAAATCCAGTGTGAACTGTGAATCAGAAACTTTAGATGGAGCGGCAGTTAGCAAAGATTCATCTCTGTTGCGTGGCCAAACATACGAAAAG CATGAGAGCTATGCATATAAGGATAGAGCTGCTGATAGAAGAGCCTTGCACGGTGGTTTCGGAGTGGGTCCAGGACAAAAGAATTCAATAGTTGGTGATAGTGATCTACCAGATGTCTCTACGGAGGAAGCCGCAGCAGAGGCCTTGAACATGTCATTTGGAGAGGGTAGTTATGCGAGAAAAATTCTAGAAAGCATGGGCTGGAAAGAG GGAGAAACGCTTGGCAAAACTACAAATGGATTGGCGGAACCTATTCAGGCACACGGCAACATTGGTAGTGCTGGATTAGGGTGGCCTCAGGGAAGAAGATTTACGCACCACGACAGCAGGGCCTTGTAA
- the LOC126600974 gene encoding SUPPRESSOR OF ABI3-5 isoform X2 — protein MASPSPSESDPQDAHNSFVWEESSQLYFHAGSGFYHDPTAGWYYSTRDGLYYKFEDGNYVLLPSPQDGNLENPNQEYQFSHENQRIQTVPQEPNEVAGDTDCRSSSDVPGIPPPASEWLEDTLIDLFLTGYSNLKPNAADDMTLFPETDVELRADGNNDSHKLNERELTPEDLDAAIKSKENVSDEGASWDEENWRAQYGQVIQSEEVSIPESSLVSLWDWEMITKPRKDGKGQEARLVGRLMRQSAKLHPSMPSGGGRLKTAPICEVHLDLVRVITGQIYKLRSPSRRYLSSLPTYDSSNPTKDWGFPELSVNKQILPNSKSSVNCESETLDGAAVSKDSSLLRGQTYEKHESYAYKDRAADRRALHGGFGVGPGQKNSIVGDSDLPDVSTEEAAAEALNMSFGEGSYARKILESMGWKEGETLGKTTNGLAEPIQAHGNIGSAGLGWPQGRRFTHHDSRAL, from the exons ATGGCGAGTCCGAGTCCCTCAGAATCCGACCCGCAAGACGCCCACAACTCCTTTGTTTGGGAGGAAAGCTCTCAGCTCTATTTCCATGCCGGCAGTGGATTTTACCACGACCCAACAGCCGGCTGGTACTACAGCACCCGAGATGGCCTTTACTACAAGTTCGAAGATGGAAATTACGTCCTTCTTCCCTCTCCCCAG GATGGTAATTTGGAAAATCCCAATCAAGAATATCAATTTTCACATGAAAATCAACGCATACAAACTGTTCCGCAGGAACCCAATGAAGTTGCAG GGGATACAGATTGCCGTAGTAGCAGTGATGTACCCGGAATTCCCCCTCCTGCCTCGGAATG GTTGGAAGATACGCTTATTGATCTTTTCTTGACGGGTTATTCCAATTTAAAACCCAATGCTGCTGATGATATGACATTGTTTCCTGAAACAGACGTTGAGTTGCGAGCAGACG GGAACAATGATAGTCACAAGCTCAATGAACGTGAATTAACTCCCGAGGACCTTGATGCTGCAATTAAGTCAAAAGAAAATGTCTCTGATGAAG GTGCTTCATGGGATGAAGAGAACTGGCGAGCACAGTATGGTCAGGTCATTCAATCTGAAGAAGTGTCTATCCCAGAGTCTTCCCTTGTGAGTTTATGGGACTGGGAAATGATCACAAAGCCCAGAAAGGATGGAAAAGGTCAGGAAGCGAGGCTTGTTGGGAGATTAATGAGACAGTCTGCTAAGCTTCATCCTTCTATGCCTTCTGGTGGTGGCCGTCTAAAAACTGCTCCAATATGTGAAGTACATCTTGATCTGGTACGAGTTATAACAG GACAAATCTATAAATTGCGGAGTCCCAGTAGACGATACCTATCTTCCTTGCCAACTTATGATTCTTCAAATCCAACAAAAGATTGGGGCTTCCCTGAATTATCAGTCAACAAACAAATTCTCCCCAACTCTAAATCCAGTGTGAACTGTGAATCAGAAACTTTAGATGGAGCGGCAGTTAGCAAAGATTCATCTCTGTTGCGTGGCCAAACATACGAAAAG CATGAGAGCTATGCATATAAGGATAGAGCTGCTGATAGAAGAGCCTTGCACGGTGGTTTCGGAGTGGGTCCAGGACAAAAGAATTCAATAGTTGGTGATAGTGATCTACCAGATGTCTCTACGGAGGAAGCCGCAGCAGAGGCCTTGAACATGTCATTTGGAGAGGGTAGTTATGCGAGAAAAATTCTAGAAAGCATGGGCTGGAAAGAG GGAGAAACGCTTGGCAAAACTACAAATGGATTGGCGGAACCTATTCAGGCACACGGCAACATTGGTAGTGCTGGATTAGGGTGGCCTCAGGGAAGAAGATTTACGCACCACGACAGCAGGGCCTTGTAA